In the genome of Streptomyces globosus, one region contains:
- a CDS encoding response regulator transcription factor → MPRVLLIEDDPSVRAGVGLGLRRRGHEVAAADTGEAGLALMGGFHPELVLLDLMLPGINGVQVCRRIRETSQVPIIMLTARGDDFDIVVGLEAGADDYIVKPARTEVIEARIKAVLRRLGAPAGGRPQVEFHGDLAVDRAGLTVARGGERIALAPSELKLLLHLSASPEQVFSRQQLLEYVWEHSYHADARLVDACVRRLRHKIEDPDGAPRYIQTVRGFGYRFGPL, encoded by the coding sequence ATGCCCCGCGTACTGCTGATCGAGGACGACCCCTCCGTCCGCGCCGGAGTCGGCCTCGGCCTGCGCCGCCGCGGCCACGAGGTGGCCGCCGCCGACACCGGAGAGGCCGGCCTCGCCCTGATGGGCGGCTTCCACCCGGAACTCGTCCTGCTCGACCTGATGCTGCCCGGAATCAACGGCGTACAGGTCTGCCGCCGCATCCGCGAGACCAGCCAGGTCCCGATCATCATGCTCACCGCGCGCGGCGACGACTTCGACATCGTCGTCGGGCTGGAGGCCGGCGCCGACGACTACATCGTCAAGCCCGCCCGCACCGAGGTCATCGAAGCGCGCATCAAGGCCGTGCTGCGCCGCCTCGGCGCCCCCGCCGGCGGCCGGCCCCAGGTGGAGTTCCACGGCGACCTCGCCGTCGACCGGGCCGGGCTGACCGTCGCCCGGGGCGGCGAGCGCATCGCCCTGGCCCCCAGCGAACTCAAGCTGCTGCTCCACCTGTCGGCCTCCCCCGAACAGGTCTTCTCCCGCCAGCAGCTCCTGGAGTACGTGTGGGAGCACAGCTACCACGCCGACGCCCGGCTCGTGGACGCCTGTGTGCGCCGCCTGCGCCACAAGATCGAGGACCCGGACGGCGCGCCCCGCTACATCCAGACCGTGCGGGGCTTCGGCTACCGCTTCGGCCCCCTGTAG
- a CDS encoding sensor histidine kinase, which produces MARTAHRGRTARAARAGRPRWYAGRRRRGTPRERRIAPLGLRTRLIAAFLLVAAVSAVSTAALTYQQARNAVLKQSQDTAVSTLRDLMEAQPVSLPMDQAQLDRLVSELAKRGKPHPWNVFAEYGRLRASSNGSPTSTVVTDRLRRQVTAHPHGAFQRVTDADGDPYLAVGMPAVFRANDTRPPTGLVVFATMPLSAERTTVQAMVEAAQRGAVPGLAAAVIPALLAARSVLRPVRDMRRAAQKMGRGRLDTRIEVRGADELAGLARTFNDTARALEASVAELRDAETRARRFASDVSHELRTPLAGMLAVTEVLDEEAAGLDADTAAALRLISAETGKLAVLVEDLMEISRFDARAAELNLDEVDVAEAVRKTLERRHWDGTRVVTDLPRDARARLDPRRFDVVLANLVGNALRHGGAPVRVTVRTRPQPGGPRLVVEVADSGPGIAPEVLPHIFDRFFKADAARTRSAGSGLGLAITLENVRLHGGTLEARNGHSGGAVFTLDMPLEADA; this is translated from the coding sequence GTGGCACGCACCGCACACCGCGGGCGCACCGCACGCGCCGCCCGCGCCGGGCGCCCCCGGTGGTACGCCGGGCGCCGCCGCCGCGGCACCCCGCGCGAGCGGCGCATCGCCCCGCTCGGCCTGCGCACCCGCCTGATCGCGGCGTTCCTGCTGGTCGCCGCGGTCAGCGCGGTCTCCACCGCCGCCCTCACCTACCAGCAGGCCCGCAACGCCGTCCTCAAACAGAGCCAGGACACCGCCGTCAGCACCCTGCGCGACCTGATGGAGGCCCAGCCCGTCAGCCTGCCCATGGACCAGGCGCAGCTCGACCGCCTCGTCTCCGAGCTCGCCAAGCGCGGCAAACCGCACCCCTGGAACGTCTTCGCCGAGTACGGCCGGCTGCGCGCCTCCAGCAACGGCTCGCCCACCTCCACCGTCGTCACCGACCGGCTCCGCCGCCAGGTCACCGCCCACCCGCACGGCGCCTTCCAGCGCGTCACCGACGCCGACGGCGACCCCTACCTCGCCGTCGGGATGCCCGCGGTGTTCCGCGCGAACGACACCCGCCCGCCCACCGGACTCGTCGTCTTCGCCACCATGCCGCTCTCCGCCGAGCGGACCACCGTGCAGGCCATGGTCGAGGCCGCGCAGCGCGGCGCCGTCCCCGGCCTCGCCGCCGCCGTCATCCCCGCCCTGCTCGCCGCGCGCAGCGTGCTGCGCCCCGTACGGGACATGCGGCGCGCCGCCCAGAAGATGGGCCGGGGCCGCCTCGACACCCGGATCGAGGTCCGCGGCGCCGACGAACTCGCCGGACTGGCCCGCACGTTCAACGACACCGCCCGCGCCCTGGAGGCGTCGGTGGCCGAGCTGCGGGACGCCGAGACCCGGGCCCGCCGCTTCGCCTCCGACGTCTCCCACGAGCTGCGCACCCCGCTCGCCGGGATGCTCGCCGTCACCGAGGTCCTCGACGAGGAGGCAGCGGGCCTCGACGCCGACACGGCCGCGGCCCTGCGGCTGATCAGCGCCGAGACCGGCAAGCTCGCCGTCCTCGTCGAGGACCTGATGGAGATCTCCCGCTTCGACGCGCGCGCCGCCGAGCTCAACCTGGACGAGGTCGACGTCGCCGAGGCCGTCCGCAAGACCCTGGAGCGACGCCACTGGGACGGCACCCGGGTCGTCACCGACCTGCCCCGCGACGCCCGCGCCCGCCTCGACCCGCGCCGCTTCGACGTCGTCCTCGCCAACCTCGTCGGCAACGCCCTGCGCCACGGCGGCGCCCCCGTCCGCGTCACCGTGCGGACCCGCCCGCAGCCCGGCGGGCCGCGGCTGGTCGTCGAGGTCGCCGACAGCGGCCCCGGCATCGCCCCCGAGGTGCTGCCGCACATCTTCGACCGCTTCTTCAAGGCCGACGCCGCCCGCACCCGCTCCGCCGGCAGCGGCCTCGGCCTGGCCATCACCCTGGAGAACGTACGGCTGCACGGCGGAACCCTGGAGGCCCGCAACGGGCATTCCGGCGGCGCTGTGTTCACCCTCGACATGCCCCTGGAGGCCGACGCATGA
- a CDS encoding cytochrome P450, which yields MPAASPDRTGGPAPAEGAVPDVFDPRLYAAGIPHDRYRLLRDRHPVAWQDEPEVLGWPAGPGFWAVTRHADVVRVLRDHTAYSSWAGATQIRDPDPADLPFLRRTMLNQDPPGHGRLRRTVSRAFTPARVDAFADRVRERARTLLAGARAKAEDGACDVVPAVTDEYALLNLTDLLGIPAADRGLLLDWTVRVIGYQDPEDAPEPLRGPDGTPLNPRSPALLGEMFAYARELAGHKRRRPGGDVMTALAEASLEPAELEMFFFLLTVAGNDTVRSAAPGALLALAGAPDAYRRLASGAVPADRAVEELLRVHPPVLSFRRTAAADTELAGRTIRAGDKVVVFHASANHDERVFADPGRLLLDRSPNPHVSFGDGPHVCLGAHFARLQLRVLLEEWRAAMPAPELAGPPRRLVSNFINGMARLPLRVSGPPR from the coding sequence ATGCCCGCCGCATCCCCGGACCGCACCGGAGGCCCCGCCCCCGCAGAAGGCGCCGTCCCCGACGTGTTCGACCCGCGCCTGTACGCCGCGGGCATCCCGCACGACCGCTACCGGCTGCTGCGCGACCGCCATCCCGTCGCCTGGCAGGACGAACCCGAGGTGCTGGGCTGGCCGGCCGGCCCCGGCTTCTGGGCCGTCACCCGGCACGCCGACGTCGTCCGCGTCCTGCGCGACCACACCGCCTACTCCTCCTGGGCCGGCGCCACCCAGATCCGCGATCCCGACCCCGCCGACCTGCCGTTCCTGCGCAGGACCATGCTCAACCAGGACCCGCCCGGCCACGGCCGGCTGCGCCGCACCGTCTCCCGCGCGTTCACGCCCGCCCGGGTCGACGCCTTCGCGGACCGCGTCCGCGAACGCGCCCGCACGCTCCTCGCCGGCGCCCGCGCGAAGGCCGAGGACGGCGCCTGCGACGTGGTCCCCGCCGTCACCGACGAGTACGCGCTGCTCAACCTGACCGACCTGCTGGGCATCCCGGCCGCCGACCGCGGCCTGCTCCTCGACTGGACCGTGCGCGTCATCGGCTACCAGGATCCCGAGGACGCCCCCGAGCCGCTGCGCGGGCCCGACGGCACCCCGCTCAACCCGCGCTCCCCGGCCCTCCTCGGCGAGATGTTCGCGTACGCCCGCGAACTCGCCGGGCACAAGCGGCGCCGGCCCGGCGGCGACGTCATGACGGCCCTCGCCGAGGCCTCGCTGGAGCCGGCCGAGCTGGAGATGTTCTTCTTCCTGCTGACGGTCGCCGGAAACGACACCGTGCGCTCGGCCGCCCCCGGCGCGCTGCTCGCCCTCGCCGGCGCCCCGGACGCCTACCGCCGGCTGGCCTCCGGGGCGGTGCCCGCGGACCGCGCCGTCGAGGAGCTGCTGCGCGTGCACCCGCCGGTGCTCAGCTTCCGCCGTACCGCCGCGGCCGACACCGAGCTGGCCGGCCGGACGATCCGGGCGGGCGACAAGGTCGTCGTCTTCCACGCCTCCGCCAACCACGACGAGCGGGTCTTCGCCGACCCCGGGCGCCTGCTCCTGGACCGCTCCCCCAACCCGCACGTCTCCTTCGGCGACGGGCCGCACGTCTGCCTCGGCGCCCACTTCGCCCGGCTCCAGCTGCGGGTGCTGCTGGAGGAGTGGCGGGCCGCCATGCCCGCCCCCGAACTCGCCGGACCGCCGCGCCGCCTGGTGTCGAACTTCATCAACGGGATGGCGCGGCTGCCGCTGCGGGTGTCCGGGCCGCCGCGGTGA